In Taeniopygia guttata chromosome 23, bTaeGut7.mat, whole genome shotgun sequence, the following are encoded in one genomic region:
- the SDC3 gene encoding syndecan-3: protein MPGEVPPPAPRGLRSLPLLLLLLLSARAALAQRWRNENYERPVDLEGSGDDDPFGEDELDDIYSGSGSGYFEPEPGLDTAVSLTMDTLVMLPTTAAVLPVTAAQPVATPLEPSPTPQDTTPRQATSAFLIPRTTEAPVVPSWKATTASTMASEPPTTTATTTTTTATTTTTTDTTTTTEATTTTSSTTVATAKPTTIRRFLPPLATKAATTRATTLETPTRPVPETSTPTEVATARLVPTSTAKPRALPKPSTSRTAELPEKSTAWPPTATTLPPTEAPQMEPGEVTTAPDKEPEVPASSGPSGDFEIREEEEETTRPDLGNEVMAVVTPPAAPGPGRNVETGLMDNTIDSGNSAAQLPQKNILERKEVLIAVIVGGVVGALFAAFLVMLLIYRMKKKDEGSYTLEEPKQANVTYQKPDKQEEFYA from the exons GCTCAGCGCTGGCGCAATGAGAACTACGAGAGGCCTGTGGACCTGGAGGGCTCTGGGGATGACGACCCCTTTGGAGAAGATGAGCTAGATGACATCTACTCCGGCTCTGGCTCGGGGT ATTTTGAGCCGGAGCCGGGGCTGGACACGGCCGTGAGCCTGACCATGGACACGCTGGTGATGCTGCCCACCACGGCGGCCGTGCTGCCCGTCACCGCTGCCCAGCCCGTGGCAACGCCCCTGGAGccatcccccaccccccaggacACCACCCCCAGGCAGGCCACCAGCGCCTTCCTCATCCCCAGGACCACAGAAGCGCCGGTGGTGCCCAGCTGGAAAGCCACCACTGCCAGCACCATGGCCAGCGAGCCCCCAACCACCacagccaccaccaccaccaccacggccaccaccaccaccaccacggacaccaccaccaccacggAGGCCACCACGACCACAAGCAGCACCACCGTGGCCACGGCCAAGCCCACCACCATCCGGAGGTTCCTGCCCCCCTTGGCCACCAAGGCGGCCACCACCCGGGCCACCACCCTGGAGACCCCCACCAGACCCGTCCCCGAAACCAGCACACCAACAGAGGTGGCCACGGCACGCCTTGTCCCCACCAGCACGGCCAAGCCCAGGGCCCTGCCAAAGCCCAGCACCTCGAGGACTGCAGAGCTCCCCGAGAAAAGCACGGCCTGGCCACCCACGGCCACCACGCTGCCACCCACAGAGGCCCCCCAG ATGGAGCCAGGGGAGGTGACAACAGCCCCTGACAAGGAGCCGGAGGTCCCGGCCAGCAGCGGCCCCAGCGGGGACTTCGAGAtccgggaggaggaggaggagacgACTCGTCCTGACCTCGGGAACGAGGTGATGGCCGTGGTGACACCACCAGCAGCGCCAGGGCCCGGCAGGAACGTGGAGACAGGGCTGATGGACAACACGATAGACTCGGGCAACTCGGCTGCTCAGCTGCCCCAGAAAAACATCCTGGAGAGGAAAGAGGTGTTGATAG CGGTCATCGTGGGTGGCGTTGTGGGCGCCCTTTTCGCTGCCTTCCTGGTGATGCTGCTCATCTACcgcatgaagaagaaggacgAGGGCAGCTACACCCTGGAGGAGCCCAAGCAGGCCAACGTCACCTACCAGAAGCCCGACAAGCAGGAGGAGTTCTACGCGTAG